From Paenibacillus graminis, a single genomic window includes:
- a CDS encoding metal ABC transporter permease, with protein sequence MEILFSDFFQRALAGGLMIGITAPLIGVFLVLRRLSMIGDTLAHVTIAGVALGFLTGFYPLGAGLIFAVVASFAIEKLRKAYKSYAELSIAIIMSGGVALASLFFTLGKGYNADVMSYLFGSIYTLDNTDLIVVGIVTLAVVVVVTLFFKEFFLLSFEEDAASVSGLPVKLLNMLITVLTALVISTAIKIVGSLLVSALLTIPVAISLLLSRSFKSSVVLSVIIAEIAVVGGLVVAGIWNLAPGATIVLLLITLLALTLIGKKGLPA encoded by the coding sequence TTGGAAATTCTATTCAGTGATTTTTTTCAGCGGGCGCTTGCGGGCGGGCTGATGATTGGCATTACCGCGCCGCTCATCGGCGTGTTTCTGGTCCTGCGCCGTCTGTCCATGATCGGCGATACGCTGGCGCATGTGACGATTGCCGGGGTAGCACTAGGCTTTCTGACCGGCTTTTATCCGCTGGGGGCGGGGCTGATCTTCGCGGTGGTGGCGTCCTTCGCTATTGAGAAGCTGCGCAAGGCGTACAAGAGCTATGCTGAGTTGTCTATCGCCATCATTATGTCGGGCGGTGTGGCCCTGGCCTCGCTTTTTTTCACTCTGGGCAAAGGGTATAATGCGGATGTGATGAGCTACTTGTTCGGCAGCATTTATACACTGGATAATACTGATCTTATCGTAGTGGGTATCGTTACCCTGGCGGTGGTGGTCGTGGTGACCCTGTTTTTCAAAGAATTTTTTCTGCTCAGCTTTGAAGAGGATGCTGCCAGCGTGAGCGGCCTCCCTGTGAAGCTGCTGAATATGCTGATTACGGTGCTGACGGCGCTTGTCATCAGTACGGCGATCAAGATCGTCGGCTCGCTGCTGGTATCGGCGCTGCTCACGATTCCCGTGGCGATCAGTCTGCTGCTGTCGCGCAGCTTCAAGTCCTCGGTGGTGCTGTCTGTCATCATTGCAGAGATTGCGGTGGTCGGCGGGCTGGTGGTTGCAGGCATTTGGAATCTGGCCCCTGGCGCCACGATTGTTCTGCTGCTGATTACACTGCTGGCCCTGACCTTGATTGGCAAAAAGGGACTGCCTGCATAA
- a CDS encoding metal ABC transporter ATP-binding protein, with product MQPVSLDCHQHMIEIQDLSFSYGEQKVITDLNYIVKERDFLGIIGSNGAGKTTLLKMIVGLLPATSGEIKLFGQPVRKFKDWERIGYVPQKNAFNPLFPATVREVVMSGLYNNKNLIRRVSKAQQQKCDDALEVMRIQDIADKRVGQLSGGQQQRVFLARALINHPDLLILDEPTVGIDAETQAGFFELILHMHAHHHMTFLMVSHDIDMIKNYLGEEPVQKNGKINFYCRHSHDAQDCAVDNLQHTIS from the coding sequence ATGCAACCGGTATCCCTGGACTGCCATCAGCATATGATTGAAATACAGGATCTGTCCTTCTCCTACGGCGAACAGAAGGTAATAACGGACCTAAACTATATTGTGAAGGAACGGGATTTTCTCGGCATTATCGGCTCCAACGGGGCCGGGAAAACCACGCTTCTGAAAATGATTGTCGGCCTGCTCCCTGCAACCAGCGGTGAAATCAAGCTGTTTGGACAACCCGTCAGAAAATTCAAGGATTGGGAGCGGATCGGCTATGTGCCGCAGAAAAACGCTTTTAACCCATTATTCCCGGCAACAGTGCGCGAGGTCGTAATGTCCGGATTATACAATAACAAAAACCTGATCCGCAGAGTATCCAAAGCGCAGCAGCAGAAATGCGACGATGCGCTGGAAGTAATGCGGATACAGGATATAGCGGATAAAAGAGTCGGCCAGCTGTCCGGCGGCCAGCAGCAGCGTGTCTTTCTGGCCCGGGCGCTGATCAATCATCCGGATCTGCTGATATTGGACGAACCTACGGTCGGGATTGATGCCGAGACGCAGGCCGGATTCTTCGAATTGATCCTACATATGCATGCGCATCACCACATGACGTTCCTGATGGTGTCGCATGACATTGATATGATCAAGAACTATCTGGGCGAGGAGCCGGTGCAAAAGAACGGCAAAATCAATTTTTACTGCCGCCATTCCCATGACGCCCAGGATTGCGCTGTAGACAACCTGCAGCATACAATCTCATAA
- a CDS encoding metal ABC transporter solute-binding protein, Zn/Mn family — MLTKSLHRSVLLTLTLLVFLLLAACGPKSSGSIVEGKVNVITTFYPIYEFASEIGGEDIHAINLLPVGVEPHDWTPRSQDIINTSKAQLFLYNGAGLEGWVPNFLKSLDAGSEAKAVEVSKGVDYIMTDEEDGHDHGGEGEGEGEAEGHTESLHTDPHTWVSPKSALIMAENIKESLQSVDPAHKDGYEERYNKLAERLRALDSKFAAELAKLPNHEIVVSHQAFAYLARDYGLTQHAIMGLSADAEPRSQDLLKLAELVKKEGIRYIFFEELVSDKLAKTLAGEAGVSTMVLNPVEGLTEAQEKNGDNYFTLMEKNLQNLILALQ, encoded by the coding sequence ATGTTAACCAAGAGCCTGCACAGGAGCGTGCTGCTTACGCTGACTTTGCTGGTATTTTTGCTGCTTGCAGCATGTGGTCCGAAGAGCAGCGGAAGTATCGTAGAGGGGAAAGTCAACGTAATTACTACTTTTTATCCCATATATGAATTTGCCAGTGAGATTGGCGGGGAGGATATCCATGCCATCAATCTCCTGCCGGTGGGTGTAGAGCCGCATGATTGGACACCGCGCAGCCAGGATATTATCAATACCTCCAAAGCTCAGCTATTCCTGTACAATGGAGCGGGGCTGGAAGGCTGGGTGCCAAATTTCCTGAAGAGCCTGGATGCTGGCAGCGAAGCCAAAGCGGTCGAGGTCAGCAAAGGCGTTGATTATATCATGACTGACGAGGAAGATGGGCATGATCATGGAGGAGAAGGAGAAGGGGAAGGAGAAGCAGAAGGCCACACGGAAAGTCTGCATACCGACCCCCACACCTGGGTAAGCCCCAAATCAGCACTTATTATGGCTGAGAATATAAAAGAGAGCCTGCAGTCTGTTGACCCTGCGCATAAGGATGGCTACGAAGAACGCTACAATAAGCTTGCCGAGCGTTTGAGGGCGCTGGACAGTAAATTTGCTGCAGAGCTTGCCAAGCTGCCTAATCATGAGATTGTGGTATCACACCAGGCTTTTGCTTATTTGGCCCGTGATTACGGGTTGACCCAGCATGCCATTATGGGACTGTCCGCCGATGCGGAACCGCGCAGCCAGGACCTGCTGAAGCTTGCCGAGCTGGTGAAGAAGGAAGGCATCCGCTACATTTTCTTCGAAGAGCTGGTATCTGACAAGCTGGCAAAAACCCTTGCGGGTGAAGCCGGAGTGTCCACTATGGTACTTAATCCGGTAGAAGGGTTGACGGAAGCACAGGAGAAGAATGGGGATAATTACTTTACCCTGATGGAGAAAAATTTGCAAAATCTGATTCTGGCCTTACAATAA